The following are from one region of the Coffea eugenioides isolate CCC68of chromosome 2, Ceug_1.0, whole genome shotgun sequence genome:
- the LOC113759424 gene encoding uncharacterized protein LOC113759424, whose protein sequence is MATAINRITEVLERLTDRQGPGPVHEQPGGQVDTEDRALERFLKFGPPKFQGGPEPEIAEGWWERISDIFATLDYTETRKVTFASFQFERAARSWWNLIKDKWDRDRTPSIWANFTREFNVKFLPPLVQEKREDDFIKCKQGAMSVAEYETNFTKLARYAPDLLATEQRRIRRFVQGLNVEIQEGLATAQINTYSDAVEKAQRFETARAQSRSFFARKRNAPSGSRDPISTSAPPPKMGRGTGVVNIPIASRGALTRGAGARGSGTRGSGVRGGQSGRGPPRSAPQGVQVSTPQITCGYCGKANHTANKCWRKEGKCLRCGSAEHQIANCPKISENGGSQGGATSSRQTASGGSRPKVPARVCALDSQPVPDPSEVVEGTLPIFHRLAKVLIDSGATHSFVNPAFMYGIDVKPVRLPYDLEVRTSTGNKSMLTSLVYKECEFWVGERKMLVDLVNLDLKGYDVIIGMDFLSYHRAKLDCRAKVVEFCIPGEATLKLDVRGRLASSALISGIQARKMLHKGTQVS, encoded by the coding sequence ATGGCCACCGCTATTAATAGGATAACCGAAGTGCTAGAGCGTTTGACGGACCGTCAAGGTCCTGGACCAGTGCATGAACAACCTGGTGGGCAGGTAGATACTGAAGATAGGGCCTTGGAGAGGTTCTTGAAGTTTGGGCCGCCTAAGTTTCAAGGTGGGCCAGAGCCTGAAATAGCTGAGGGATGGTGGGAGAGAATATCTGATATTTTTGCCACATTGGATTACACTGAGACGCGGAAGGTGACTTTTGCGTCATTTCAATTTGAGCGAGCTGCACGGTCTTGGTGGAATTTGATTAAGGATAAGTGGGATAGAGACCGTACCCCTAGTATTTGGGCAAACTTCACCCGTGAGTTTAATGTCAAATTTCTTCCACCTCTAgtccaagagaaaagggaggatgaCTTTATTAAGTGCAAACAAGGGGCCATGAGTGTAGCGGAGTATGAGACCAACTTTACTAAATTAGCCCGATATGCCCCTGATCTGTTAGCCACTGAGCAGAGACGCATTAGGAGatttgtgcaagggctcaatgtggagattcaagaggggcTAGCAACTGCTCAAATTAACACGTATAGTGATGCCGTAGAGAAAGCTCAGAGGTTTGAGACGGCTAGAGCCCAATCTAGATCATTCTTTGCTAGGAAAAGGAATGCCCCTAGTGGTAGCAGAGACCCAATTTCTACAAGTGCCCCACCGCCTAAGATGGGTAGAGGAACTGGGGTAGTGAATATCCCTATTGCATCGAGAGGTGCTTTAACAAGGGGTGCTGGAGCTAGAGGCTCTGGGACGAGAGGATCTGGAGTGAGAGGAGGTCAAAGTGGAAGGGGACCCCCTAGGAGTGCTCCACAAGGTGTACAAGTGTCAACCCCTCAGATAACCTGTGGTTACTGTGGAAAAGCCAATCATACCGCAAATAAGTGCTGGAGAAAGGAGGGCAAGTGCCTCAGGTGTGGGAGTGCTGAGCACCAAATTGCTAATTGTCCTAAGATTTCCGAGAATGGGGGAAGCCAAGGAGGTGCCACAAGTTCTAGGCAAACTGCTTCTGGAGGGAGTCGGCCAAAGGTCCCGGCCAGGGTTTGTGCCCTAGATAGTCAACCTGTACCTGACCCTTCGGAGGTAGTCGAAGGTACACTTCCAATCTTTCATCGAttagctaaggttttaattgattCCGGTGcgactcattcgtttgttaatcCTGCTTTTATGTATGGAATTGATGTAAAGCCTGTACGATTACCCTATGATTTGGAAGTTAGGACTTCTACGGGTAATAAGAGCATGCTCACTAGTTTAGTGTATAAGGAGTGTGAATTTTGGGTTGGAGAGCGAAAAATGCTAGTTGACTTGGTGAATTTGGAccttaaggggtatgatgtgattatAGGAATGGACTTTTTGTCTTACCACCGTGCTAAGCTAGATTGTAGAGCTAAAGTGGTGGAATTTTGCATCCCAGGCGAGGCAACTCTCAAGctagatgtaaggggtagattagctTCGTCTGCTTTGATTTCAGGGattcaagctaggaaaatgCTTCACAAGGGAACCCaggtttcttag